The Cryptococcus neoformans var. grubii H99 chromosome 13, complete sequence genomic interval GCAGACTTACACCCTACGTTGGCAGCGGACCAGATACAAGCGGCGACAATAAGCACGACTTTGGTCGTTTCATTGTGGATGACATGCCCCAAGACTCCAATGACGAGTAGCATGGCGCAGCAGATACCTGCAAGGACAATGACAATGGTTCGACGGCCCATTCGGTCAGTGGTAAAAGTGAAGACGATGACGAAAAACACTTTGATGCCGACTGGATATTGCAGCAGAGTCAGCATCTAGTGTTGTAATTAGGAACGGGGGCAGGGAGCATGCTTACATAGGATGGAAGTAATTTCAAAAGCATTGGTGAAACCAGCTTCACGGAAAAAGACTGAAGATACGTCCTTAGCATCATCATAACCGTGTTCTACTTTCTCAATGTTACTTACGAGATGCATAACCAGAGAGAAACGCGAGTCCAGTCAACTGCTGACAACTAGCTGGAAGAGAGGCCGCGATGGTTCGTTTCTAACAGAGATCAGCCTTACAACTCTTTGAACGGCCAGCTCATAACATTTACAAGGTTTGATCCCCTGAAACATTCCACATAGCTCCTCAAAATACTCCTCCAACTCTGATCTTTAATTCCCAGTAACTCGAGTCTCTCTTGTTCCTCAATGATGATATTCTTGATAACTTCATACTCGGCTTCGACGTTGTAGCCTTTGACATTACCATTCACCCGGCGAAGAACGGCTTTTCCCTGGTCGTGAAGCCCGCGTGCTGCATAGTACGCTGATTTCAAGATGAGCTGTCAAGTTGAGGtaagagaaaaggattGACGACTTACAAGGTGTCTCTGGTAGCCAAAGGAAGATAGGTAACATGATCCCAAGGAATCCCCATCTAAACGGATCCATCAGCCGACCGCATAGAACCCACCATTCCCGACTCACTGTGTAAGGACAGGTATCCTCCACTCGGACTCCCCTAAGGTCTGTTTGCAGATAAACAGGATTAATGGGGCAAGGAAACCGCCAGTATGGTTCCAGCAAGAGTAAGCAAGAAGCATGCCACCACGAATGTTCACGGGAGCCCACTCCGTAACGTAGATTGGAAGAGTAGCTTGTAGACAACCGACACCGACACCAGCGAGGAGTTTGGCTCCTGCCCAATCGCGCCATGACTTGGTAAAAGTTTCAATGAAAATTGACTGTTGTAGTTTTTGTGTTTAATTATAAGGTATACAGGGGACAGAGGGAGACATACACCCAGCAAGATACACCAGAGCAAGTACAAAGTCATCTTACGACCAATCTTGTCGGACACGGGGTTAAGAAGGACCATACCCGTCAACTGGCCGCTATCATACTACTCCGTCAGCAATGCTTCATATTGTAGAAAGTTGGGGCCTACAGTGATTGTAAGGCACCCCACAAGGCCgtgcttgaagatgacaaCACATATTTGCCAGTTTCAGGGTCCAGTTGGCCCACTCTGTTGATAAAACCAGTGTTGGCGATAATATTCCCATTGAGGTTGATCTGGAACAAGTTTATAGGCCTTTTGGTAGGATCTAGAACGGCCATGATGACTTACCTGATAGCCatcggcagcagcagcaatgCACAATAAGTTGCAGAGGATGATTGCCTTAAAATAGCATGAGTCTCATTTTGCTATAATGTATCCACGGTCTAAGCTCACCTTCCAAAAACGTTTGACAGTTTGCCATGCTGTAAGCGTATCAAGATCAGACTTCAATATTGGCGCTTTCACCAAATCGATGTCGGTTTTTGTGTCTTCAAGATGAGACACTTCTGGCTTGATGTCTAGGTTGATCATGGCGACAGTTGCTCGAAAGTTGCCAAACACGCACTTGTACTCGAGGACATGCCTCGGCCTATCTCCCCCCTTATAATCCTACCGGCTAATGGTGAAGAGGACCAGGTACTGGGACAATGGACCGGCAAGCCGGTGGGCCCCTAAAATCGAATACTCAGTGGAAGTGATAAAGTTGAGATTGCAGGCTGATCATTGTTCCGACGCTTGCAAGTCAACTGTTACCTTATTCTTTATCTGCCGCCTCTTCATGTGGCAATTATTGAATGCAGCCTGACCCTCTACTGTATGCACTATATGCAAGACGTACCGTACTTTACGTAGAGTGATCGATCACAAGGAAGTGGACGTTCGGAAATTAGAAAGTCCGAACAGGTCTTGGCGTGTCGTTCATCAACCCGGGACGATGATATTTTGAACTTAAAAGATTTTGTCTCCGCGGCCCATTAGCGCTCTAGCAGTCAGCGCAGAATAACACAGATCCATAGAATACCCTTGTCATGTGTTATCCAGTGCGATTGTGTAATCGAAGTGGGTCCCTgcccccctccaccacctaTACTATGTACTGCTGTCCATCAGCACCCTTATTGATACAAGTATCCACCTCATTGATGTCGTACGTACTTACTCGTACACTAGGAATGTAGTAGTACAATCCGTGTTACCCATTGGATTGAAAATTATCTTCCATAGATAAGAATTCAGACGGGCAAATATCGCCTGCTCCTGTCGGTAAAATCATAAGGACTAAACATATTGCGGACAGGGATAATGATAAACGTTTTATTATCAATTtggcgacgacgaagaaCCATTCTTGATAATTTGTACGATTCAGTATCTACTGCGGATGGATCAAACAATAGCATACCTGGCTACCGACTCCATGTTGCGAGCCGAACATTAATTACGACGCACGACGACGGACACAAAAAGTGATGTCGAAGAAAGAGAACTTGAATAACCCACAGGTGTGACAAACAAATACATGCTTGGTCTAATAAGAAGCCTTCACTAGCGTCTACTGAACTGTGCAGGTTTGAAATCTTAACAATGATGCATGGCAAAGCAACGATGAAAACAGTGTATATTAGgctgaagaaaagagataAAAGCGGATACTTTCGCCGATCTCCGTAAATCTGGCCCATCCTGATACTTCTTATTCACGGCTTTCATTGAAAACATCCTGTTATCATTCTcacttccacctccaccgacTATGTCCACCCACTCCCATGTCGATCTCGTGAAAGCTCTTGAGAGCATCGACCAGAGTGTCCTTCACGACGATGCACTCTCCTCTCATGAACACACCCATCAcgaccatcaccaccacaTCACCGCAATTGGGCATCACCATGAAGCATCCGGGCGACAAGAAGACCTTTCAGAGTGGACGCGAGAGGAATTGCAAGCTGAGATTGTCAAGCTACGACAAATGGCAGGGATTGCCAACGACAACAATATGACAATCGAGATGCTGCCTACATCTGCCGAAGGGTCAGTTGACCCTTCTTTGCGGGAGAACGCTCTAGCAACGTTGCCAGTTGAGGGAGATGGCTCCAAAGGCAAGAGAAAGCGCAGATCCCCGACAAATGATGTCACAACGAGGAAGGTACAGAAGAGACACACAGAGACGGGGAAGAGGctcgagaaggaaaggagaacgGAGCTGGCAAAAGTTATCCGCAACAAGGTAGGTTATTGACGCATGACTTTGGCTGACTAGTTTAGATGCGTTCTTTGGTAGGCATGGAGTTCAACAACAGTCCGGTGCCCCAGCCAACGGTCAGTCTCTCAGacgaggaaagaggattTACGCCCTTCGTGCCCGAATGGAGAAACATGCTTGACGAAGACAATCTTGCGGTCAGTTCTGTAGGCGAGAGATATGGCGAAATGTCTTAACTGACATCTCGTAGTGGGTGGACAAGATCTCCAAAAGCGTACAAGATGAGGCCACCAATGGCCTTTATCCCAAGGTCCCAGATACCGATCTCGTTCCGGAGATCATACATGTGAATAAAATCTTTTTAGCATTTTCTTTTATCATGCAGTTGGCTGATACATATTACAGGGAGTCGCATGTACAGCATTCGCCAACCTTTGTAAACGTTTCATCAACGAGAACTCATCCGATGGGGCGGATAAGAGGGAAAGGTATATCAAGAAGCGTCGTCGATGGGCACGTAAAGACCTCAAACAAAAACGCCGTTCCCGGTCAGCAGcttccccatccatctctgtttctcttccagcctctcttcctgcATCAGCTCTACACATTGACTACATGTCCTCGGAGTATTCGTCTtctggagatgatgagcctGGCGTCCATCCGCATATCAGGATGATGCAAAAGGACAAATGGAGGGAGGCGGTTGAAGAAGCACAAAGGGATGCGAGGGTGGCGGCGGGGACGGGGAGAGGCGGGTGGAAAGCCGGGCAGGGGCCAAAGGTGCTGGAAGTTCGAAAACCAAAGTGGCGAAGTCAACAAGTAAGTGCTCAGGGGTTTCAGTTGTCTGTTCATCCTCTCATTCTTTCGTAATTTCTATATGTCAGCTCCCACTGAcatctttctcttatttGCATCTTTCCCATAGCTTAACGAGATATACGCCCGGCTGGATGCTCATGCAGACGCATACGCCGACACACGCGCAACGGGCACTCGTCCCGCCTCGTCTTCCCAATCCACTTCTGCAGCTCCTCGAGCAGGCCACGTCGCCCCTTCGCACAACCGATTTTTTCTCCCTCCTGAGCTTGCTAGGCGAGGGAAAGCTCCTCGAGACTTGGGAGAGGGTTGGATGTGGGTTACGGGCGTTGTGGGTGTTTGGCCTGAGGAGACGGGGCTCGAGCTGCAGATGGAGGCGGGGGGAGCTGGGGGCCAAGTTGGAGATATGGTTGGGGTTGGGGTTGATGATGCGGAGAGGGAACAGGGTCAGAATGGAGAAGCGGCCgtgggaggagagatggaagtaGGAACAGGGGTGGTGAATGAGATGGCCGAGGTGACGCTTGCCCAGATGGGACAGTGGGGTACGAATGAAGAAGTGATGGACGAGGCGGATAGACTGGGGTTGGTTAATGCTCTTGATGGGTTGTAATCATGTTGTTCGCTTGTGCCCTGTATCATTTACTGTCTTATACAATTGTTGGTGAATTTCTATATTGTTTCTCACTGGCATTCTCGTGCAGCTGGATTCCTCACTACCTCTCTTCGACCTGTCGGCTCtatcttccccttctgcTGCTGTATTGTGGCAAATAGAAGGCGGAATCTTGTAATGTGTGTACATTATTTGCTGTCCAAAACACAGATCAATGCATAATATGAACTACTTTTACATAAATTGGTGATTTCTTCCCTTGAATACCAAAAAAACGACAACAGAAACGTGTCTACTCCAAAGTACAGCTTGTCAACCTCTTAACTTCATCTATTGActccctttccatcttctcgtACAAAGCAAAGTAATCCCAGACTTTTCCTCCAACATattcttccaactcttcctttgcctcaCCTTTACCCTCCACAGTCTGCTTTTCATGTTCACCCAAATTCGATTGGAAAATCCCGGCCGCACTAGCCGGAAGGAAATCTTCATAAACAATCGGCACAAAGGTGACCACTCCAGCCTGGATCAGTTGCTCCAGAGATTTGGGCTCGAcgggggagaaggggagggGGTTGACTTTGTACTTGAAATAGGCAAGTTTCTCGGAACGGAGAGTGGCCCAAGAGTCGGggaaggcgatgaagatggaggagagacGGGCTTGCCATTTGTCGTTATCGTCAGTCGGAGTGAGGCATCCGACTTGTGACATGAGTTGTTGGTAAAGCGCGTGTCCTATAGGATTTAGTCAGCCTTTTTGCTTCTCATTCTCGCCTCTCAAGccaaaagatggagatggaacgCATACCTTTAGGAGTAAGAGCACATCCACGGGATTCTATCTCGCCAAATCTTGCCCGGTGTTTGCCGTGGCTGGTAGCACCGGGAGAGGCACCCGCAAAGAGGATAGGTTCAGTGAGAGCTTGGAATGATGTTTgacggaggaggatagggcAAATACGTTTGGGGGGACCTTCAATTGTTCGTTTGGGAGGGATTCTGCTTTCGGATCAGCATGGTGTATAACAAGATGACAACAAACTAACCCCCGTTCGCCCATCATTCTCTGAACCAAGTCGATATCCAGTACTCGCGGTGTGAGATGGTTGATATGAGGGCCCCTGAAACCAGCAATATCGGCCAAAAGCGGGtgcatcctcttcatcctaTCATAAACATCATGAGTTACTAGGGCCCGCTCGTGCCACTTGAAAGTCTCTAGTGCCTTCTCTACAAGCTCCTTCGCGTCTTCTGGCAGGACACCACCTTGTTCTTCAGCCTTAGCCACAAGCGCCTTGACAGTAGGGTGGAAGATGTCCCTTGCTTCGAGAATCTCCTCAACTTCGGCACGGAGTTGCTCGTCAACGATCAATTCTGGTcgaaggagagaggtgaagacacggaagggatggatgtCGAGGGCTTCGGTGGTGACGGGTCGGAAAGCAGTAGCATGGACGGGGACACCTGATGTGGAGAGATCGTAGTACCCTACAGGGAACATGCCGAGTTGGCGGAAGAGGCGGGCAATCATGGCGAGTTCAGAGGGTTTGCCGAGACGGATGGCACCATGTCTCTCAACTCGGAGACGGTCTGCACACCGTGCACAGATTAGCTCGATGCTGTTGCAAGATAAGAAATAACTCACCTCCAACTTCCCACAAACCAGGGGAAGCGGCGGTCACTTTGGAGTTGACCTCATCGACAAGAGATACGAGGTCGCCGTAAAGAGGGACTTCTTGCCTGTACATATCTGAAAGGGCAGTGCAGAAAGCTGCCCGGAGCTCATTGGGATCAACGAATTTGGACTGGGTGAGCGTCATGTTGGTGGCTGTGATGAGGGCAGattgtgaagaaggatagaGAGCGATAAAAGGACGTCATCACTGGCACTGTATTTTTATACTCCATTCTCCCTAGTCGCCTGAACGGTGCGAGAACTGCAGAATAACAGCTATCAGCGTGCAGCTGCCCGAGTGGAGAAGAGTGTGACGCAGCAAACGAATCATATCAACAATATCACAAGTCACCGCACACCGCACAAGCGCGCTTATCCCCCTTATCCGCCAGGGGGCGCGGCGAAGCCCGACTTCCGTTTCTCGGTTCTTCTCGGTTATCAGTGATCAGCTGATCACAGCGCCTGCCTCAAGTTGTCGGTCACACTTGTTCTCATAGTATCGAACCTAAACCTGGCGACCTGTCTACAGACCACTTTACTGAAAACAGGAAAGTTGGGTATCTCAGACATCtgccctttccttttttcaCTTCTTCACCACTAAATGCATGCACTCAGTGTGACATCTGTCAAACTGAGATCCGAATACTGCCGCAAACAACAAGACAGTACCAGTACATGTAAGCAGCTTATTGCTCTGTACCTTTATTTTGGTTATGCAAAATATTACCATGTAATGTGCTAGAATAGAAATAGTTCTCAGGCAGCAACAATCGTGTGTTGATCGTTCATGGCTCTTGCTTGCAGCAGAACCAAACAGGGGGAACATTTGTATGTTACGTAACAGACGCATTCATCACCCAGAAGCTAAAGAGGTGTGGAGGAATCAGTTAGCCGTGGTCGTCAATTTCTTGATCCCTTCAACTTTCTACTTCTCACACATTATACCCCACACTCTACGCGAAATGCCAGTTCCGACGCAGATAAACCAGGTTTATACACTATTTCCTACCCTTACTCGCGAACAGATCGACGCTGCTCGCACTTCAGCGTGGTATGACACTTTTGCGGACATTACCTTCCCGGCCAAGTTTATTGATCTCAAGGAACTgggcgaagaggaggagttCTTGAGGGTGAGTAGCGGCTCTCGGATATATTCCGTGTGACAATATGCTAATCAGTAGCAAAGTGGCTCGAAGCCGATTCGATTTTTCTGCCAGAAGGCAGCGAAGGGTAAGCTGAGTAACCAGTGCCGAAATTGTTTCGTCATTTTTGGAAGCTAACTCAAATCGTTGACAGGATCCAACCGCCTCCCATATCTACGGCCTCTGAATCTCCACCTATGCCTCGATCTCGCTCCAATTCCGACGCTAGTGACAGCagctcctcgtcttctgtTGCACCCGTGTATCACCTCCCGAAGCTCAACGCTGCTGTAAGACAGGCTATCGAGCAGTATGATGGCGCTGTATTTCCAAAGCTCAACTGGACCAGCCCAAAGGTAAGCTTTCGATTTATCATCACGTTAGCGGTTATTGTAATTCGTATGACAGGACGCTGCTTTCATACTTCCCCAAGCATCCTCAGGACCGTTATATTGCTCCTCCCCGGCGGACATGTACTTACTCCTCAAATCAAGCGATTTTATCTCTCATGATCTTGACCACGAAAGAGCGTACTCTGGTGTACAAGGTCCGcaggttgaggagatgcCAAAGATTGAATTGGTCTTAAAGAAGTTTGAAAGCCTCAATCCATCAAGGGAAGTAAGATGTTTCGTACGAAACAACGTGCTTGTTGGTATGTCCTGCCGCCTGTGACCATCTCTCGGGCATTGCTAATGATATTTATAGGCATAACGCAGCGTGACATGAACTTCTATGATCACCTGCAGCTAGAAGAAGTACGCAGTAAGATCTCTCGAACGGTGCGAGAGTTCTGGGAGGACGAAATCCGGGAAAACTATGAAGGAGGGGATGATTGTAAGCTTCCTATGGCCCTTCCTTACCGCCAGCGCTGACCCTTTCCTAGACGTTTTTGACCTCTACCTATCTTCAAACTTTGACTCGGCAACTATCATCGACTTCCAACCATACCGCGAATCTACAgactctctcctcttcacatACGAAGAGCTCCTTGCTATTCTTCAAGCCTCTATATCCCTGTCCGACTCTGAGCTCCGCCCCCGGCTACCATTATTCAAAATTATTGACTCTCAAGCCCACCCTGCTGTTACGAGGAATGCCCCAACTTACCAAAGCAATATGATGCCTCTAGAGATGATTGAATTTAGTGAAGGCAGAAACATGGCAGAGTTTAAGGAGGCATGGGATGAGGCCGTGAGAATGGGTATGACTGAATAATACTGTAGATCTATACAATTTTGTTCATGGTAAAATGATTTCACGTTATGAACAGTAGTATCGTCCGCTAACAAGTTATGCAGCATTTATAACCTAATCTTGAGTTCATTCGACATTAAAGCCAAGATATCTTCTTCGTGTTCGAATCATTCCGTCTAGTGGGCATGGGTGCTTTCGCTGCTGTGGCCGGTGATCGTGTCCTTGATCTGGCGCAAGATCccaccagcaccagcagAGTCGTTACCAGGTGTAACGTAGTCTCGGGTATGTTGAGAGATAGACTTGGTCTCATTCGGCTGAACTTGGGATTGGGCTCTGCAAGATGACTGTCAATGACCTTCTTCGATATCGGATTTGAGATGGAGAGCATGGGCTTACTGATCAGTCTTTTGCTTGACCTCGTCACCAAAGCTCTGTTGCCCGCAGGGCTTAAGAGAGTTGGCGATACCGCCAGAGTCTTGACGAAAAGCGTCATGACTGTGGCCGTGCGTGTTACCGGTAATGCTAACCATGGTCCAGGGGATTTCTGAATTAACATAGTTGGTGGATTGGAGAAAAAAAGCTTACTGCCTGACGTCCTGTTGGACAtcctccttggccttgtcGACATCAGATTTGAAAGCGTCAGGGGCAACGTGCTGCATAACTGTCGATCCAACGGATCAGCTCAACCTCTCATCTAAAGGCGGTCAAA includes:
- a CDS encoding sugar transporter, variant 2; the protein is MAIRVGQLDPETGKYVLSSSSTALWGALQSLGQLTGMVLLNPVSDKIGRKMTLYLLWCILLGSIFIETFTKSWRDWAGAKLLAGVGVGCLQATLPIYVTEWAPVNIRGGMLLAYSCWNHTGGFLAPLILFICKQTLGESEWRIPVLTQWGFLGIMLPIFLWLPETPSYYAARGLHDQGKAVLRRVNGNVKGYNVEAEYEVIKNIIIEEQERLELLGIKDQSWRSILRSYVECFRGSNLKRTIAASLPASCQQLTGLAFLSGYASLFFREAGFTNAFEITSILFGIKVFFVIVFTFTTDRMGRRTIVIVLAGICCAMLLVIGVLGHVIHNETTKVVLIVAACIWSAANVGLGAFGWSFAGEVATQKLRARTSGLGSGIAVIFGLIFNTSVPIMLLDGGAKLGGNTYNTAFIFLGFGTIVWILTIFLLPEVAKRNPAELDEMYEKSVPPWKMKDFVTDVQKAHAARHGTGGLSTL
- a CDS encoding cytoplasmic protein, which encodes MPVPTQINQVYTLFPTLTREQIDAARTSAWYDTFADITFPAKFIDLKELGEEEEFLRWLEADSIFLPEGSEGIQPPPISTASESPPMPRSRSNSDASDSSSSSSVAPVYHLPKLNAAVRQAIEQYDGAVFPKLNWTSPKDAAFILPQASSGPLYCSSPADMYLLLKSSDFISHDLDHERAYSGVQGPQVEEMPKIELVLKKFESLNPSREVRCFVRNNVLVGITQRDMNFYDHLQLEEVRSKISRTVREFWEDEIRENYEGGDDYVFDLYLSSNFDSATIIDFQPYRESTDSLLFTYEELLAILQASISLSDSELRPRLPLFKIIDSQAHPAVTRNAPTYQSNMMPLEMIEFSEGRNMAEFKEAWDEAVRMGMTE
- a CDS encoding sugar transporter — encoded protein: MINLDIKPEVSHLEDTKTDIDLVKAPILKSDLDTLTAWQTVKRFWKAIILCNLLCIAAAADGYQINLNGNIIANTGFINRVGQLDPETGKYVLSSSSTALWGALQSLGQLTGMVLLNPVSDKIGRKMTLYLLWCILLGSIFIETFTKSWRDWAGAKLLAGVGVGCLQATLPIYVTEWAPVNIRGGMLLAYSCWNHTGGFLAPLILFICKQTLGESEWRIPVLTQWGFLGIMLPIFLWLPETPSYYAARGLHDQGKAVLRRVNGNVKGYNVEAEYEVIKNIIIEEQERLELLGIKDQSWRSILRSYVECFRGSNLKRTIAASLPASCQQLTGLAFLSGYASLFFREAGFTNAFEITSILFGIKVFFVIVFTFTTDRMGRRTIVIVLAGICCAMLLVIGVLGHVIHNETTKVVLIVAACIWSAANVGLGAFGWSFAGEVATQKLRARTSGLGSGIAVIFGLIFNTSVPIMLLDGGAKLGGNTYNTAFIFLGFGTIVWILTIFLLPEVAKRNPAELDEMYEKSVPPWKMKDFVTDVQKAHAARHGTGGLSTL